ACATGAAATGCATAATAAGTCATTCAAAACACAAGTGGCAATACAACAAATTCATGGAGAgaacataaacttaaaacacAGTATGGTTCTGTTGTGAAGACAAACATATCAGCAGACgcaaaaacataattaataagCAACATGCATGCTTGAGGCAGcttctaaactttttttttctttttttggaatGGCAAGCAGCTTCTAACTTCACCTTTTGATTCTCACCAGTTCACCatttgttaaaataaatgtcataGTTAAGTTGGTTTATTTAGATTATTATCtactttatttttcttgttaGGAACAAGTCGTGTTTTACCTATTCCATAGGATAGTTGCTGATTTTTAGGAGGTATTGAGATAGTTGACCAAGTAGTGGTAGTACatgttatttttagtttttgtgtTGCTTATGTACTTCATTTTATgcaataaaaaaggtacatagAAATCTTTGTGTGTTCAAGTGTGTGAGTATAATTTCTGATTCAACAATTATATAACTCACACTTGAACACACAATGTTTTACTCACTAATATTCTAATTGcataaaactaaaatacaaatacatataaatagaaaacaaatacaATGTTTTACTCACTAATATTCTGATTGCATAAAACTAAAATAcagatacatataaatagaaaacaaatattGTTAGTTATCCCAAGTTCCCATAACTCATGCCTAAAAACTAGGAACCACTAACCTAGTAAGTCACTGCTCCTAATAACTCGGTCAACATAAGACCTTTTCTTAATTACCAACTAAACAATAATGACCAAAGCAAATAcacatctatacttctatactatcttataataattatcactttccctctcataaaagtgttagatgcaaaattaccactttacccttgattaattaatttacatcatcaatcccttatcttttaaaatatctccactatacctttacatcaattacattaaatcaattacttacacccaccaccaacaatagttcgtcaccaccacaaccaccagTCTTCGTCACGACCAAACCGCCGCCGCATcacgcgggtacaatgctataataatataatattaagatacaaactatgacattttaattttaacacCCTCTCTAAATGTCATAGTTCTTCAACCCCATAACTTTGACATTCTTTGGTGACTTTCCTCTTAACATCCAATTTCCCTTTTGAACATTTTCCTTCGCTTTCACTTTCATCTGCCCTCTTCACATAAATTGTTCTCCCCTTTCTTCTTTAGGTAATTAGTATGCTTTTCCAATATAGAATGAAGCAATTTTTCAATAGAAGATACATATCCATCTGAAATATCTGCTATGTGGCAGTTGCCATCAGCATTGGCTTTATCAACAAGTATCCCCAGCTCCTCCCTCGCAAAATGGTACCTACCCTCGAATATAATGTAACCCTTCAATACATTACCTTGTAGACCGACCGCACCTCATTCAGATCATAGGCATGCCTATACGCAAAGGTAAGGAGACTtattccataaggacctcctaCCAAACGagagtaaaaaaaaagaaatagaaaaagtGTAATCAACACTTGCACATATCGGCTAGCATATGCCGAGAGAATAAATCAAGTATAGGAAACATCAAcaaaatatagaagtataggAAAAATGGCCAACTATGGTCATTGAAATAGTAAAGACGGATTGCATAACTTCTCTTTGGATTTGATCTCTCGGAGGGAACTAGAAATTAGGATTGTTAGAGCCTAGACGGGATCAAATACCTTGTGATCTTTAAGTTTCATACCTGTTTTGTTACTTTTAATAACTAATGTAAATTTacgatataaaacaaaaaaatataaattaaaatcaaaagtcaatttttttaaatgatgattgattgattagCTATTGGATCAACtatgttttagtatattatattatattatatatattatatcatagtTATAGTAGATTAAAATTATCATACGTTTAAAAGTTTAACGAATAGATAAAAAGACAggtttgacaaaaaaaaaaaaaatttacgcTAGATACAGCTTGAAAAAACGTTTAATATATCGGCAGATAAATGTTATCATCaataaaacaaaagtcaaacctaCGACTCACATGACCACCATAATTCTACTTAAACTAAACGTACAACACTACCTGCACATCTTACAACCCgacaaaacacaaatctatcCACGTCATTCCCATGTGGTCGTTAGTTAGAATCCTAACAAACTAACTATTTccatacaaattaaaataatgataatttataaaattccAAAATTCGTTTtatgtaaaaggaaaaaaaaaatcataaattcatTGGGGGAAAGAAGAACGATTGTGGGTTTTCCTTTCGATCTTTGATCCCCCAATCATGAATTGAttccattttatttatttatttattttttttgtataattgtttctaaattttaacgaatttttaaaaagGATGGTTATAATGATCATGAAAAATGGCGGGAAAGAAGTAATTatggatggtgatgatgatgatgagaatgGTGGTGGCGAGGAAGAAAGAATCGTTCCGCCGATTAATTTTGCGAATGTTGAAGATCGTGTTTATCGATCTGGATTCCCCCAACCTAtgaattttcgttttcttgaaACGTTACAACTTAAATCTGTCATGTGAGTTTATTTGGTCTTATAATCTCTACCATACAATGCCAAAGTACTTTTCCTTTTAgtgttttgtattattattattattattattattattattattattttttgatagCTATAAGTTTTGGAACATGTCATTGGCACGTTTGAAAACTTATAATTACTAGAATATATAGtagaatatatagaaaaataaattcGGGTTAAAGTATATGTTATTAAGTTGATAAAATTTTGTGAGTTTGGTTTGTTTATTGATTAgattttgattaaaattgatgatgaatttgGTTATTTGTTTGTGTAGATATTTGTGTCCTGAACCATATCCCAAGGAAAATTTGGAATTTTTAAAAGAACACAATATTCGTCTATTTCAATTTGGAATCGATGGCACTAAGGTAGTTTTTCTAATCTCGAATCCACTTCTTTTTCATATGAACATGTATAGTCGGATATCTTGTTAGAATTAGACTCTCGGTAGAAGTATGACCGCCTACATCTTACGAGACCCGGTGAGATTAGGCATTGTTGTTGTCGTGTCACTCTTGTGTATAAACGTTGATGTACATTGGGTCCTCTAGTCAGTCAATGACTTGATGTCTAGaataatcatatatttattggttttttttttttttttttgtactttaGTACCAATGTATGTATTTACAAGTATACTTTTGGGTGTTTACTTACCTATTAATTGACTTTGGTTTTGATTGaaaatttcatgtttatttCAAGTTTTTGATGCATTTGATATTTGAAAAAAGATTCGTTATGTTATGTTCGCTTAGAGGAACAAcattgtgcatgatatatgttTACACGCTCTTTGTTCATATCATTTATGGTATGATTTATAACTGCAGGAGCCTTCTGTAGACGTTCTAAGGAATATTATAACAGAGGCTCTCACAATTTTGATTGGTATTTGAATCTGGAATAGAAAGTATTACTTACAACCCTTAACCGTTTTTGAATTAGCATGTCATTAAGTACATATGTGTTTTCTTCCCCAGATGTTAGAATCCATCCTGTGTTGATACATTGCAAACGAGGAAAGGTATGTAACCTCTAAAACTGTTTCTATAAGGTCATTCTTACTGTGCATACAATTTAGCTCATTGGGCTTGATTTAAATTGCGTAGTGGTTATGATATGTTTCTTGTAGAGGTGACAAGTTCGAACCAGTTTCTTTTTTAATGGTTGATTTGAGTTACTTTTAACTCTGAAACGGGTCAGTTGGGCTAAACTGATCAAACGGGTTGAAAGTCAACcggattatatattttttatgcataTGACCTCCTAAAAAGTTTTACACATTAAAATGGTTATTATGTAAAATAAGAATTGAATATTGTTTAAAATTCCAAGAATGAACACACAAGCATTTTCGGGCCAACCTGACCCATACTAAAGTTGACCCTTTGGCTGACCCACCACCTCTACTTCCTGACTCAGAGAGGGTTTTGGGGTTTGCTCTAGGGAGCTGTATTAGTTTGCCGTGTAGttaaaataattagttttacTATGTTATTACACCATTTCAACTTGCTGAATTTGATCTGATTCTATCTATTTAGTATGTCATAATCATTTTCAAAGCACATATCCAAACACCCATTACATTAGTCGATTTCAACATCTGACAAGTTGTCTTGTGATGGCAGCATCGTACCGGTTGTGTTGTTGGGTCCTTAAGGAAGTTACAAAATTGGTGTTTGCCATTGGTATTAGAAGAGTACAAGCTTTACGCAGGGGTAAAATCAAGAGATACAGACTTGAAATTCTTGGAGACTTATGATGTATCATATCTAAGGCAGTGTCTTCACACTGTTATATACCAATATCATGGATACGGGTCTAAGAAACAAAGAAGATTGCTCTCTGGAGAAGAAGGCCCACACACATCAGATGTAGCTTCAGTTTAGATCCATCACCTACGGTGGGGGTTTTAGAACGGTTTTCACTTTGCTAGGATGACGATGTTGTGTAATGCTAAGTTTGGTTCGAAGATTATGCCATAGAGCCATTGATTTTTAAGGTTCTTATGAGACAATTCATCTTGAGTGTAATCTGATTTGTTCTAATGTTTCAAAGAAGAACTTGAGTTAATTTtgagatgaaagaaaaaaaactatggATGTAAGCGTGAAATTACCAAAATGGTGTATAAGTAACTTCTTCTGTCATTTAAGAATAACTTTGTAGCATTTGCTTTTTGGTGATGGTTACATAATATATGAGCTAAAACGGTACTGAAATCCAAAGTTTGAAACTCTGTTATGACAGTTCACGTACAGAAAGTTATAGTCCTTTCTGTGAAAGTAAGATGTATTGATACTAAAATGGAGAGAATCGGCGGTATGCCAAGTCTGCTATCATGTCCATTTGGTTTAAAAAACACATGTATATAGTGGATTTGAACCTTTTGGTCCATAAAACACGCGCAACATtctcatattattataattactaAAGACAATATATAATCTGAATAAAATCCAGTCAAGTGAAATAACTGCAGTTTATGCTATTAATAAAGTATGAAGGATTTTATAATTCCTTCACTGCAGAATAAATGACAGTACTGTGAAATCAAAAGAATATTGGCCATTAGACCTCTTAAGCTAGAGTAGGAACTCTGTccaattctaaaaaaaataacaaatactaGTAATTTTTGAATATTTCTGACTTATGACTGATAATTTGGAATTACGCTACAGTACCTTGAGGATGCATCGGTTACATGATTCGGGGCACGGAGAAAAGTTTCAAAGAAACTGTCATCCTGCTCTAGTTTTGGTCTAAGGTATCTTCCATTGTTGTCCCTCAACTGTTGTCCTAGAAAAGACTGAGCTTCATGGGGACGTTTACCATTTTTACAACCAAAACTGTTATGAACCATGTTTGCAGGTGGTGGCAAGTTCATTGGTAGTGAAATAGGGAAATCGGGTAGTACAGAATTAAAAGGTAATAGAGTTTGAAATGGATATAATTTAGCTTGGTAAATAGGGGAAGATTCAAATTTTGCGGGCTCAGTATCAAAATTCCCAACAAAACTGGAAGGCATGTAACTATTGGTGAGCTTTCTGTTAAAATTTATGGGAAGATCTTGGTTTTGTGGCTCGGGTTTGGGTACATTGGGTATTTTGGATAATGGTATATTGTTGTTGTTAGGTGTGTTGGAAGTGGGCCCAGCATCCATATTGGCATGGCTGCTGTTTCGGGCTACGGGTATTTCATGGTTATGCTTTCCCTCGTACGTTGTAAGGACTGATTTTAGATCATCAGAGGCTCTTTCGATGTGTTTTCTCACTGGGCATCCACTAGTTGTGCATTTGTAGTAGCTCCTGTAGGTAATAGTACATGGATCAAAATGGGGAAGAGTTAAAGTTACAAAAAATGCCTTGATAGGCAATAAAGTTTTATCTAGAGGTGGCCATTTAGACCCATTCACTAAAGAATGGGTTGATCTGGTTATGTTTTATGACTTTTATCTAGAGTTAGCCAAACTCGTACTTTATGAATAGCATAGATTGGAATGGACAGAATGGTTATACTCGAAGGAAGCAAAGGTCACTCAAAGTGTAATAGGTAACCTTCCAAATCATTTTATTGAGTACAAAACTATGTTACTGTGTTActgaaataacataaaatatacgGAATCATATATGACGAAATACTTGTTTACTGAAAAATTGAATTTCTCTTACGCATAGTATCTCTGGTCAACCTGCCTGCCTGTTTGACCCGTTAccaaacccacccattttgccacctcttaGTTTATCCATCTTCAGGAGGGtatccattttatatttttctttctagGACAGTCAATAATATCTACCAGCAAGCTGATTGAGGTAGGAAGATGCACGAGCTTGGTAACAACTAACGAGTAGTTGTTTGGTACtaggttgggttgacccaatcCCTTTCT
The Erigeron canadensis isolate Cc75 chromosome 2, C_canadensis_v1, whole genome shotgun sequence DNA segment above includes these coding regions:
- the LOC122589723 gene encoding tyrosine-protein phosphatase DSP3-like, with the translated sequence MVIMIMKNGGKEVIMDGDDDDENGGGEEERIVPPINFANVEDRVYRSGFPQPMNFRFLETLQLKSVIYLCPEPYPKENLEFLKEHNIRLFQFGIDGTKEPSVDVLRNIITEALTILIDVRIHPVLIHCKRGKHRTGCVVGSLRKLQNWCLPLVLEEYKLYAGVKSRDTDLKFLETYDVSYLRQCLHTVIYQYHGYGSKKQRRLLSGEEGPHTSDVASV